One stretch of Rana temporaria chromosome 10, aRanTem1.1, whole genome shotgun sequence DNA includes these proteins:
- the TMEM82 gene encoding transmembrane protein 82, translating into MGLFSYPASFLPGLPWGSVDSLLQGVVGACAVSVLYNLMRVYLFIKCLNDPEREKKAPRLGSQSRLRGLLHLLLLSLIYALLGPRVGALVVLEFSLRAVSMILSMQKGSQSSQLFLLCQFSLGCGIACSLDYLHEGAPHRTWNLVLAAGLSALIVWQTGRMCRHVGEMYRLHSSERYCGVCLSLLACWHDMPPFLGRALKVAFLVSDLAAVAVINRDFLTTSEAVRFWTPLTICYTLLVIYMQEEQHQHPTEQMAFQTVCVRMGGLLILMMTVGRWADILHIFLSLIGEIWCLMYGGMMLEICREEDYGIKVSNSRGAPGPRDHRRPLKIEAPQEERD; encoded by the exons ATGGGGCTCTTCTCCTACCCGGCCTCCTTCCTCCCCGGGCTGCCCTGGGGCAGTGTGGACTCTCTTCTACAAG GTGTGGTCGGGGCGTGCGCCGTCTCCGTCCTCTACAATCTGATGCGGGTTTATCTCTTCATCAAATGTCTCAA TGAtccggagagagagaagaaagcgcCGCGGCTCGGATCTCAGTCCCGCCTCCGCGGTCTGCTCCACCTGCTGCTACTCAGCCTCATCTATGCCCTGCTGGGGCCCcgggtgggggctctggtggtcCTGGAATTCTCTCTGCGTGCCGTCTCCATGATCCTGTCCATGCAGAAG GGCTCCCAGAGCTCACAGCTCTTCCTCCTCTGCCAGTTCTCGCTGGGTTGTGGCATCGCCTGCAGCCTGGACTACCTCCACGAAGGGGCGCCgcaccgcacctggaacctggtgCTGGCCGCCGGCCTCTCCGCCCTGATCGTGTGGCAGACGGGGCGGATGTGCCGCCACGTTGGGGAGATGTACCGGCTGCACAGCAGCGAGCGTTACTGCGGGGTGTGCCTGAGTCTCCTGGCATGCTGGCACGACATGCCGCCCTTCCTGGGCCGGGCGCTGAAGGTGGCCTTCCTGGTGTCGGATTTGGCGGCGGTCGCCGTGATCAACCGAGATTTCCTGACGACGTCGGAGGCCGTCCGGTTCTGGACCCCGCTGACCATCTGCTACACCCTGCTGGTCATCTATATGCAAG AGGAGCAGCACCAGCACCCCACAGAGCAGATGGCGTTCCAGACGGTGTGTGTCCGGATGGGGGGTCTCCTGATCCTGATGATGACGGTGGGGCGGTGGGCGGACATTCTGCACATTTTCTTGTCTCTGATTGGAGAGATCTGGTGTCTGATGTACGGCGGGATGATGCTGGAGATTTGCAGAGAGGAG GATTATGGGATCAAAGTATCCAATTCTAGAGGAGCCCCGGGCCCCCGAGACCACCGGAGACCCCTGAAGATAGAAGCCCCCCAGGAGGAGAGAGACTGA